In Zingiber officinale cultivar Zhangliang chromosome 3A, Zo_v1.1, whole genome shotgun sequence, the DNA window CTTTGCATAGAACAAAGTTTTCATTCCACTTTAATCTCATTTGAATTTTGAGATTCAAATAATCTTTTCCTTCAATTGATTGTAGATAGAATGTACCAATTAGAAAAGTCTGATGTGAAAAACTCTAGCAATATTTAGATTTTTTATGtacattttaaataatatttacaaaATTCATACATATATCCACTTTCAAAAACAAAGTATTACTTGACAATTGTTTTAGTGAAGTAATTTTTCATCAAGTTTAAATGGCTTTACTAATAGCTAGTAGTATAAGAAAATAACACTGCCTTGGAATACCAtgggaaattttaaatttagaaggaATCATACTATATCGGGGCCCTAGTTATTGTTAACTGATAATCAAACATCTCCCATAATTGTAGTACTGATGTTGATAAAAATCAAAAACATTTTGTGTTGTTCTCTCAGTTTCTTAATATTCACCCTACCTCCCTATACCTCATAAAGAAAACTAATCATGTCCTTTAGATACCTTCTCAGTGAGGGATAATCCAATGATTCGTTTATTCTAACATTATTCCTAATTTCCTACATCCCAAAAAAACAAGCAGTCATATAAGCAACTAATTATGCCTGCTTTGCTTCAGTACTTTCTATTTCATGGGGTAACTTAGATGGATTTTAATGAGACTATTCATTCCAACAGTTATGTACCAAAATGGGACAAATAATGGGCAAACCTTCCTATGAATCCATCATAAAACTTAACTTGTTAAACAGCACCAAGCTGGTAGTTTTCATTCTGCAACTACAATAAAGTGTCTCTATTAACCGCAATAATAACTTAATAGTAAAAGCATAGACAATTTGTTGGTTTAAGCTAAAAACTAGGAATTAACAAAACCTATGTCACCAATATCTCGACCTTGGAAACTTATATCCTAGATGAATTGATTTTCCTCTAGGTTACAGGACAATTAAGACGTCCATGCCACAGGAGTTACCTTCAAGTGTGCATTGTGCCTCTTTCCAGCCCTCCATCTCCGTATCTGTCCATCATTCATGGTCCTAAATCTGAACTTAAAAGACCTGAAAAGAAACCAACTCCACGAAAGAATCTCAGATAAAATCATAAAATACTAAAAGAGGCCCACGAACTCGTCCAATGAAAAGAAGCATAGACCAAACCTACGAGTAAGACTTCAGCTTGTATTTCTTCACTTTAGACTTAACCGGCTTCAGCGGTGCTCGAGATCTATCCTCTGCGGCATAAAGACGAGCTTGAATCGCCTGAAAAGGCATCAAATTAGATGCCAAGGCGTACAAAcgaaacagaaaaaaaaacaaaaggaggCAAATTTCTAGCTAAAAACATCGAATTATGAAAGGGAgcaaaacaaattttagatcaaaaCAATACCTGGAGGAAAGGAGAGgtagggtaaaaccctaaacctggCGACTGGCTGTGACGACGGGCCGTGAAAATGAAGGCATGGGAGACGGGCTTACGGATTGGATTCGTGGAGAACGCCGATGCTGCCAGACATCGTGAAGGGAGAAGAAAGATGACGGAACGGGAAGAGGAGAGCACATCTCGACCGAGCTTGGCGAGCCATCTCGCCTGCATCATTCTATGTTTTCCTCCCTGTAAGCCGATGAATGCACTCCGAAGTCCCAGGTCTGGAAATTGCAAGTTTTGTTAATTACGACAATTTACCAAAATAAGTAGTGGTTTTGTATTTTCCGAAACACTCGCCGGAGCACGACTCCTTCGCGTTAGATTCGTGCGAAAAAACGAGGAGGCAGTTGAACGGGGGGCTACGACGATTCGAAAAAACCTGATTTGGATGGTTGAGGGTTCAATGAGATGGAGGAAAAACGATCGCGTCTTTGGTAGCTAAAAAGATGAGTTTGGTGGTGCTAAGTGTCAGAAATTGTTGAAAAAATACATGGTGAGGAGGATAAAGAAATAGTGGGCGTAGGATCGAGGCGTGTAAGAGAGACAATGAATCATgtgtctttaaaaattattattttttaaaattttaaaatagagtgAATaacagaagaaaataaaatatgagAAAAGGACAAAGACACGATTGATTTTCACTTAATTTGGAGAGTTCGACGACTCCAATTTCAAGACTCAGGTTCTTCGGACCTTTTCGATAGATAATTTACTAATCAATCgttttttacaaaaataagttGATAACAAGACTACCACCTTTAGAATATGATGTGTAGAAAGAAAACAGAAGTAATAATGAAAACAACTGCACATTACCCAAGTCTAGGCACGTTTGAGCGCATAACAATGTCGTGTCATTCTTATGTCGTTGAAGCTCGAATGTGACAGAGTAGTAGTGTACGATCGGAGTAGTCAAATGGTCGGGAAAGCACGTAAACAAGTTGTCTTGAAGTCTATGCTTTGCACTGGCCGAACAGAGCTTTTAAAGACTATTGAGGGTGCATCCAatctcatccaaggcgcctccaaccccaaAGTTTATCTCGTAAACTTCAGCTTCGATCAACTCTGACCTTGAGCTCTTTATCTGtgtgaaggcacctccaagcgcTCTGAAAGGGCCTCCAATGCACCTCCTGcgcactccaaggcgccttcgcGCAGTAAACTTTATCTCTAAAGTTTACCTGCGCACGGTCTCCTCCACTGGGTCCAGGTCGCCTCCAAGTGTTGCTCTGAGGTGCCTCCACGCACCTCCGAAACGCCACAGACACTATTCATTTGAGACTAATTTTTGTCATTCAATCCTGCAAGTTTATGTTAGCCCAATAAGAAAAAAtaacctataaaacagagttaacataataataaaattaatttattatgaCTTAGTGTAAcatccgaaaattctcaaataaattttagaaatattctattatttttttgaaattttagaatatttttatgaaaattttggagtagcagaagtagcaaaattaaataaaaaatgtaaaatatcCTAAGTAGAAATTGAACTTGCGACCTATCAGACCCAACAACTTATATCATAACTTTAGTAACCAGGtgaccccagcaggggtgtgctgaaagaagaggagagaaattatatttatgattgagttgagtcatattaatcacttaatataaatagggaagttaagtgagggtttattattttggatcggcaactcttcctcaccctcacacgccgacttctccttcttcctcaccctctcggcacaccaagcccaagagacctagggttccatccctagggtcgtaggagcaccttccggcgatgacttcgatatgaggacgctcctctccgcgagaaaaatgcgtagacgcaagaagatcgccgaagatatcttcttcttcggaaatctagcgatcagaattgtaagaaacctagcgcaggaagtaagtaacccctcacctacagtataagtagctaatcgtacgtttttatgttttagttcaatcatatgcagattttttttttttggcacgtagggtgtatttgaccctcctcgcaggtttagggtttatttgagcacctctagaaGGGCTAGACATGTTTTCCCCTCCAGTTTTGGGGTTTTAGAagctgtcgggtgcctagaggtggtcccctaatagagaggagagttagagcacaccaagtgctcgataaaaatgactagtatagttaaatgatacagtaggcattttaatagctcagttaaatgtcataaaagcatttaaaatagcatgaTCAGTCTTGCTTcaatttatatgggactacggtccaatgggtgggctcccatagtcgtcataggttcaaataacctagctctaggttcagataacctagtaagagcaagataagataaatcagcttatgaatcagtattttacttttatcagtggcattgtattgactcttagttgtccttgggttgggttcccatagtcgtccctagatttagataacctagtaaaccctattagattcggaactagctacctcgggtctagtttgggatgcgcgcatagcaagtatagttgccgggcccatcagcagcatgattattatttctatctattatgaaaatagttg includes these proteins:
- the LOC122051990 gene encoding uncharacterized protein LOC122051990 isoform X2; this encodes MMQARWLAKLGRDVLSSSRSVIFLLPSRCLAASAFSTNPIRKPVSHAFIFTARRHSQSPGLGFYPTSPFLQAIQARLYAAEDRSRAPLKPVKSKVKKYKLKSYSSFKFRFRTMNDGQIRRWRAGKRHNAHLKKTKTKEK
- the LOC122051990 gene encoding uncharacterized protein LOC122051990 isoform X1; the encoded protein is MMQARWLAKLGRDVLSSSRSVIFLLPSRCLAASAFSTNPIRKPVSHAFIFTARRHSQSPGLGFYPTSPFLQAIQARLYAAEDRSRAPLKPVKSKVKKYKLKSYSSFKFRFRTMNDGQIRRWRAGKRHNAHLKTKKAKRRLRKPAIVHLAYAKVLKKLNFCG